From Cellulomonas chengniuliangii, the proteins below share one genomic window:
- a CDS encoding acyl-CoA dehydrogenase family protein: MSITAITADGRGSSVPDPEFRQILADVTAWVEGPGEAWAERIEADGVVPDALWDELVDRGFLALAAPRDLGGRGLSFVQWMGLMEVFSRSHASVRMIVHVVNGTWRAMNPFADDRQREQFVKPAVAGKLTVAFTLTEPGNGTGADITSTVRRDGDMYLLTGRKHLITFGVRCDYWLLFARLAGSIGKEGTVALLVDRETPGVVVEDTSQTMGVHGTDHATLRFEDAPVPVDQRLGEEGEGLAVALGGFLTPSRISVAMSCVGLAQRAQQLAVAYATRRVTFGKPLASRQAIAFQLAENEADIEAAKALTLTAARAWQDGEASAPALSSMAKLTAVDMLTRVTDKALQVHGGIGYWKSMPIERVYRDARAQRFEEGTNEIQKTVIARDLLRRAAALDLEP, translated from the coding sequence GTGAGCATCACCGCCATCACCGCCGACGGCCGGGGCAGCAGCGTCCCCGACCCGGAGTTCCGCCAGATCCTGGCCGACGTCACCGCGTGGGTCGAGGGCCCGGGCGAGGCCTGGGCCGAGCGGATCGAGGCCGACGGCGTGGTCCCCGACGCATTGTGGGACGAGCTGGTGGACCGGGGGTTCCTCGCGCTCGCGGCCCCCCGCGACCTCGGCGGGCGAGGGCTCAGCTTCGTGCAGTGGATGGGGCTGATGGAGGTGTTCTCCCGGTCGCACGCGTCGGTGCGGATGATCGTGCACGTGGTGAACGGGACGTGGCGGGCGATGAACCCGTTCGCCGACGACCGCCAGCGCGAGCAGTTCGTCAAGCCGGCGGTGGCTGGCAAGCTGACGGTCGCGTTCACGCTGACCGAGCCCGGCAACGGCACCGGCGCGGACATCACCTCCACGGTCCGCCGCGACGGCGACATGTACCTGCTGACTGGGCGCAAGCACCTCATCACCTTCGGGGTGCGGTGCGACTACTGGCTGCTGTTCGCCCGCCTGGCAGGCAGCATCGGCAAGGAGGGCACCGTCGCGCTGCTGGTGGACCGCGAGACGCCCGGCGTGGTCGTCGAGGACACCAGTCAGACCATGGGGGTGCACGGCACCGACCACGCCACCCTGCGCTTCGAGGACGCGCCCGTGCCGGTCGACCAACGCCTGGGCGAGGAGGGCGAAGGGCTCGCGGTGGCGCTCGGCGGGTTCCTCACCCCCAGCAGGATCTCGGTCGCGATGAGCTGCGTCGGCCTGGCCCAGCGCGCCCAGCAACTCGCCGTCGCCTACGCCACCCGGCGGGTCACGTTCGGCAAGCCGCTCGCGTCCCGGCAGGCCATCGCGTTCCAGCTCGCGGAGAACGAGGCGGACATCGAAGCGGCCAAGGCGCTGACCCTCACCGCGGCGCGGGCCTGGCAGGACGGCGAGGCGAGCGCCCCGGCGCTGTCCTCGATGGCCAAGCTCACCGCCGTGGACATGCTCACCCGGGTCACCGACAAGGCGCTGCAGGTGCACGGCGGCATCGGCTACTGGAAGTCCATGCCCATCGAGCGGGTCTACCGCGACGCCCGGGCCCAGCGGTTCGAGGAGGGCACCAACGAGATCCAGAAGACCGTCATCGCCCGCGATCTGCTGCGCCGCGCCGCCGCCCTGGACCTCGAGCCATGA
- a CDS encoding FAD-dependent oxidoreductase, whose protein sequence is MLTRVFSPARIGPLRLPHRIVMGSMHLNLEHDPPALAAFYRERAEGGAGLIVTGGAAVDAAGSGGPRYLVLDRADAWEALALTLDAVHGEGALLALQLFHAGRYAMPAEGVATVAPSAVYSRFSRRTPEAMDGARIERVIEAFAAAAAAARDAGFDAVEVMGSEGYLINQFASPLTNLRNDEWGGDEDRRAAFPLAVLAAVRAAVGPDYPVIVRTSGADFVEGSSTPEQSADLAVRLAAAGADALNIGIGWHESSVPSVQALVPHGMWLDIAGGIRRRVAEAGLTTPVIGSNRVNSLPLAEAALAQGDVDLVSMARPFLADPRLVAKSRDGALDLVNTCIACNQACIDRSIGTERVSCMVNPRAGRELDFPRVAREPEPPARRVAVAGAGPAGMQAAATLAAAGLHVDLIEEAWRIGGQFLLAGRVPGKSDYLETVRYFEHELERLGVRVRTGVSARAEDFVAHAHVVVATGVRPRRVVLPGAALLPVLDYREAFAAPWRVGRRVAVIGAGGIAVDLAHLLVEGAGLVGGAGLVGGAGLVGGAGLVGGAETSAQARDRFRREAGVEGAGHAPPPAREITVLRRGDRVGEGIGASTRWAVLQALRDAGVRSRTGVAYRRLTPDGLVVADATGAEETIPADTVVVAAGQEPHAPLADELAALGVPCTVVGGALDASGLNAVRAFDQGLRAGAAVAASLTVRLGAR, encoded by the coding sequence ATGCTCACGCGCGTCTTCTCGCCCGCCCGGATCGGGCCGCTGCGGCTGCCGCACCGGATCGTCATGGGATCGATGCACCTCAACCTCGAGCACGACCCGCCCGCGCTCGCGGCCTTCTACCGCGAGCGCGCCGAGGGCGGCGCCGGGCTCATCGTCACGGGTGGGGCGGCGGTCGACGCCGCGGGCTCCGGCGGGCCGCGGTACCTGGTCCTCGACCGCGCGGACGCCTGGGAGGCGTTGGCCCTCACCCTCGACGCCGTGCACGGGGAGGGCGCCCTGCTGGCCCTGCAGCTCTTCCATGCCGGGCGGTACGCGATGCCAGCCGAGGGCGTGGCCACCGTGGCGCCGTCGGCCGTGTACTCGCGCTTCTCGCGCAGGACGCCCGAGGCGATGGACGGCGCGCGGATCGAGCGGGTCATCGAGGCGTTCGCGGCCGCCGCGGCCGCCGCCCGCGACGCCGGGTTCGACGCGGTCGAGGTGATGGGCTCGGAGGGCTACCTCATCAACCAGTTCGCCTCGCCGCTGACGAACCTGCGCAACGACGAGTGGGGCGGCGACGAGGACCGGCGGGCCGCGTTCCCGCTCGCGGTGCTGGCCGCGGTCCGCGCGGCGGTGGGCCCGGACTACCCGGTGATCGTGCGCACGTCGGGGGCGGACTTCGTCGAGGGGTCCAGCACCCCCGAGCAGAGCGCCGACCTGGCGGTGCGGCTCGCCGCGGCGGGCGCGGACGCGCTGAACATCGGCATCGGCTGGCATGAGTCGTCGGTGCCCAGCGTGCAGGCCCTGGTGCCGCACGGGATGTGGCTTGACATCGCGGGCGGCATCCGGCGCCGCGTGGCCGAGGCGGGGCTCACCACCCCCGTGATCGGCTCGAACCGCGTCAACTCGCTGCCGCTCGCCGAGGCGGCGCTGGCGCAGGGCGACGTGGACCTGGTGTCGATGGCCCGGCCGTTCCTGGCGGACCCCCGACTGGTCGCGAAGTCGCGCGACGGCGCCCTCGACCTCGTGAACACCTGCATCGCGTGCAACCAGGCCTGCATCGACCGCTCGATCGGCACGGAGCGGGTGTCCTGCATGGTGAACCCCCGGGCCGGTCGCGAGCTCGACTTCCCTCGGGTGGCCCGCGAGCCGGAGCCACCGGCGCGGCGCGTCGCGGTGGCAGGAGCGGGGCCGGCCGGCATGCAGGCCGCCGCCACCCTGGCCGCCGCAGGCCTCCACGTCGACCTGATCGAGGAGGCCTGGCGGATCGGCGGGCAGTTCCTCCTCGCGGGGCGGGTGCCCGGCAAGTCCGACTACCTCGAGACGGTCCGCTACTTCGAGCACGAGCTCGAGCGGCTCGGCGTGCGGGTGCGCACGGGGGTCAGCGCCCGCGCCGAGGACTTCGTCGCGCACGCCCACGTGGTGGTCGCCACCGGGGTCCGACCGCGCCGGGTGGTGCTGCCCGGCGCGGCGCTGCTGCCGGTGCTCGACTACCGGGAGGCTTTCGCAGCGCCGTGGCGTGTGGGCCGCCGGGTCGCCGTGATCGGCGCCGGGGGCATCGCGGTGGACCTGGCGCACCTGCTGGTGGAGGGCGCCGGGCTGGTGGGGGGAGCCGGGCTGGTGGGGGGAGCCGGGCTGGTGGGGGGAGCCGGGCTGGTGGGGGGAGCCGAGACGTCGGCGCAGGCGCGGGACCGGTTCCGACGGGAGGCAGGGGTCGAGGGCGCCGGGCATGCGCCCCCGCCCGCACGGGAGATCACCGTGCTGCGGCGCGGGGACCGGGTGGGGGAGGGGATCGGGGCGTCGACGAGGTGGGCCGTGCTGCAGGCCCTGCGCGACGCCGGGGTGCGCAGCCGCACCGGCGTCGCCTACCGCAGGCTCACCCCGGACGGCCTCGTCGTGGCCGACGCCACCGGCGCCGAGGAGACGATCCCGGCCGACACCGTCGTGGTGGCAGCCGGGCAGGAGCCGCACGCCCCGCTCGCCGACGAGCTCGCGGCGCTCGGCGTCCCCTGCACGGTGGTCGGAGGCGCGCTCGACGCCTCCGGCCTCAACGCGGTGCGCGCCTTCGACCAAGGCCTGCGCGCGGGTGCGGCGGTGGCCGCCAGCCTCACGGTCAGGCTGGGCGCACGCTGA